In one Corallococcus sp. EGB genomic region, the following are encoded:
- a CDS encoding catalase: MNRRSLMLAVLLSGAPVLAAGNPPPITTDSGAPLGTNQSSKTAGPRGGVLLEDFALIEKLARFDRERIPERVVHARGVGAYGVFESYGDFSQLTRASVFSRKGKKTPMFVRFSTVIHPSGSPETLRDPRGFALKFYTDEGNWDLVGNNLAVFFIRDAIKFPDMVHSLKPSPVTNRQDPNRFFDFFSHQPESTNMLTQLYSDLGIPANFRQMDGNGVHAFKFVNARGQVKYVKFNWRSQQGVKTLTAEEATTLGGQDFQHATHDLYTNIQAGRFPSWELSAQVLDPKDLDSFAFDPLDATKEWPADKVPPVKLGRFTLNKMPDNFFEETEQSAFSPGVMPPGIEPSEDRLLQGRLFAYADTQRYRLGANYLSLPVNRAHAAVNNNSQAGAMNSGHTKSDVNYEPSVTRETQDTPSALFSQAPLSGTTQQRPIEKTDNFSQAGAFWSALDAGGKERLIQNLAGDLGQVRDAKVKARMVGHFYAANADYGTRLAKAVNVKLDDAKASLAPLTTLDQP, encoded by the coding sequence TTGAACCGACGCTCGTTGATGCTCGCCGTCCTGTTGTCTGGCGCCCCCGTCCTCGCCGCCGGCAACCCACCCCCCATCACCACCGACTCGGGCGCGCCGTTGGGCACGAACCAGAGCTCCAAGACGGCGGGCCCCCGGGGCGGCGTGCTGCTGGAGGACTTCGCCCTCATCGAGAAGCTCGCGCGCTTCGACCGTGAGCGCATCCCGGAGCGCGTGGTGCATGCGCGCGGCGTGGGCGCCTACGGCGTCTTCGAGAGCTACGGCGACTTCTCCCAGCTCACGCGCGCGTCCGTCTTCTCGCGGAAGGGCAAGAAGACGCCGATGTTCGTGCGCTTCTCCACGGTCATCCACCCCAGTGGCTCACCGGAGACGCTGCGGGATCCGCGCGGCTTCGCGCTGAAGTTCTACACGGACGAGGGCAACTGGGACCTGGTGGGCAACAACCTCGCCGTCTTCTTCATCCGCGACGCCATCAAGTTCCCGGACATGGTGCACTCGCTGAAGCCGTCCCCGGTCACCAACCGGCAGGATCCGAACCGCTTCTTCGACTTCTTCAGCCACCAGCCCGAGTCCACGAACATGCTGACCCAGCTCTATTCGGACCTGGGCATCCCGGCGAACTTCCGCCAGATGGACGGCAACGGCGTGCACGCCTTCAAGTTCGTCAACGCCCGGGGCCAGGTGAAGTACGTCAAGTTCAACTGGAGGTCGCAGCAGGGCGTGAAGACCCTGACCGCGGAGGAGGCCACGACGCTGGGCGGCCAGGACTTCCAGCACGCCACCCATGACCTCTACACGAACATCCAGGCGGGGAGGTTCCCCTCGTGGGAGCTGAGCGCGCAGGTGCTGGATCCCAAGGACCTGGACAGCTTCGCGTTCGATCCGCTGGACGCCACCAAGGAGTGGCCCGCGGACAAGGTGCCCCCGGTGAAGCTGGGCCGCTTCACCCTCAACAAGATGCCGGACAACTTCTTCGAGGAGACGGAGCAGTCCGCCTTCTCCCCGGGCGTGATGCCGCCGGGCATCGAGCCGTCCGAGGACCGGCTGCTGCAGGGCCGCCTCTTCGCCTACGCGGACACGCAGCGCTACCGCCTGGGCGCCAACTACCTGTCCCTGCCGGTGAACCGCGCGCACGCCGCCGTGAACAACAACAGCCAGGCCGGCGCGATGAACAGCGGCCACACGAAGTCGGACGTGAACTACGAGCCCAGCGTCACGCGGGAGACCCAGGACACGCCCTCCGCGCTCTTCTCCCAAGCGCCGCTCTCCGGCACCACGCAGCAGCGCCCCATCGAGAAGACGGACAACTTCTCGCAGGCGGGCGCCTTCTGGTCCGCGCTCGACGCGGGCGGCAAGGAGCGGCTCATCCAGAACCTGGCCGGCGACCTGGGCCAGGTGCGCGACGCGAAGGTCAAGGCGCGCATGGTGGGCCACTTCTACGCGGCCAACGCGGACTACGGCACGCGGCTGGCGAAGGCCGTGAACGTGAAGCTGGACGACGCGAAGGCCTCCCTCGCGCCGCTCACCACCCTCGACCAACCGTGA
- a CDS encoding lysine 5,6-aminomutase subunit alpha: MSGPFIDDARIAQARKLADEIVNPIFDLIQHNTTVSNERTVLRFFGISGAGARGVPLANLMVDKLQSAKVLNRGAAYWYGRALQLGASSPLDAVERITALPTDKLGPLSPEMEANLRDAVREEARAAMSELKARIAQRNALREQFPMSPAPHKYVIVATGNIYDDVDQARAAAQAGADVIAVIRSTAQSLLDYVPHGATTEGYGGTYATQENFRIMREALDDESRKLKRYIQLTNYSSGLCMSEIAFCAAYERLDMLLNDAMYGILFRDINMRRTFIDQYFSRRICALAGIIINTGEDNYITTADAYDAAHTVIASQFINECFAKRAGLKDWQLGIGHSYEIDPYRDDTLLLELSQAMLVRRCFPDAPLKYMPPTKHKETDIFFSHAYDVMADLVAIWTRQGIQLLGMMTEAMHTPLLADRYVALKSASYIHRAARGIDEEFTVREDGKIANRAREVFAKAEELLRECHSEGMVAAIGKGRFGDVKREETGGKGLDGVLLKAPDYFNPFLEMLEAS; the protein is encoded by the coding sequence ATGTCAGGCCCGTTCATCGACGACGCGCGGATTGCCCAGGCGCGTAAACTGGCGGACGAGATCGTCAATCCGATCTTCGACCTCATCCAACACAACACCACCGTCTCCAACGAGCGCACCGTGCTGCGCTTCTTTGGCATCTCCGGCGCGGGAGCGCGCGGCGTGCCGTTGGCGAACCTGATGGTGGACAAGCTCCAGTCCGCCAAGGTGCTCAACCGGGGCGCCGCGTACTGGTACGGCCGCGCGCTGCAACTGGGCGCCAGCAGCCCGCTGGACGCCGTGGAGCGCATCACCGCGCTGCCCACGGACAAGCTGGGCCCGCTGTCGCCGGAGATGGAGGCCAACCTGCGCGACGCCGTGCGCGAGGAGGCCCGCGCGGCGATGTCGGAGCTGAAGGCCCGCATCGCCCAGCGCAACGCCCTGCGCGAGCAGTTCCCCATGTCGCCCGCGCCGCACAAGTACGTCATCGTCGCCACGGGCAACATCTACGATGACGTGGACCAGGCGCGCGCGGCGGCCCAGGCCGGCGCGGACGTCATCGCGGTCATCCGCTCCACGGCGCAGTCGCTGCTGGACTACGTGCCCCACGGCGCGACGACGGAGGGCTACGGCGGCACCTACGCCACCCAGGAGAACTTCCGCATCATGCGCGAGGCCCTGGATGACGAGAGCCGCAAGCTCAAGCGCTACATCCAGCTGACCAACTACTCGTCCGGCCTGTGCATGTCGGAGATCGCCTTCTGCGCGGCGTACGAGCGGCTGGACATGCTGCTCAACGACGCGATGTACGGCATCCTCTTCCGCGACATCAACATGCGGCGGACGTTCATCGACCAGTACTTCAGCCGCCGCATCTGCGCCCTGGCCGGCATCATCATCAACACCGGCGAGGACAACTACATCACCACCGCGGACGCCTACGACGCGGCCCACACCGTCATCGCCAGCCAGTTCATCAACGAGTGCTTCGCCAAGCGCGCGGGCCTCAAGGACTGGCAGCTGGGCATCGGGCACTCGTACGAGATCGACCCGTACCGCGACGACACGCTGCTGCTGGAGCTGTCGCAGGCCATGCTGGTGCGCCGCTGCTTCCCGGACGCGCCGCTCAAGTACATGCCGCCCACGAAGCACAAGGAGACGGACATCTTCTTCAGCCACGCGTATGACGTGATGGCGGACCTGGTGGCCATCTGGACGCGGCAGGGCATCCAGCTTCTGGGCATGATGACGGAGGCCATGCACACGCCGCTGCTCGCGGACCGGTACGTGGCGCTCAAGTCCGCGTCGTACATCCACCGCGCGGCGCGGGGCATCGACGAGGAGTTCACCGTCCGCGAAGACGGGAAGATCGCCAACCGCGCGCGCGAGGTGTTCGCCAAGGCGGAGGAGCTGCTGCGCGAGTGCCACTCCGAGGGCATGGTCGCGGCCATTGGCAAGGGCCGCTTCGGCGACGTGAAGCGCGAGGAGACCGGCGGCAAGGGCCTGGATGGCGTGCTGCTGAAGGCGCCGGATTACTTCAACCCGTTCCTGGAAATGCTGGAGGCGTCATGA
- a CDS encoding OAM dimerization domain-containing protein, giving the protein MVKPSKQIIRPYGDRRDDGMVQLSFTLPVPLSEKAKEAAAQFTKKMGFTDVKVAAAERAADQYTFFVVYARSNVTLDYAEIDVPEVVVRKMGFDDLNALIKEKVRRRIVVFGACTGTDTHTVGIDAILNMKGYAGDYGLERYPGFEAFNLGSQVPNEDLIKKATAKHADAILVSQVVTQRDVHKDNSRQFIEAAKAAGIHGKTLLLLGGPRVDHKLALELGFDAGFGPGTKPSDVANYIVHAVMKKEGTESADSHYQGEPS; this is encoded by the coding sequence ATGGTGAAGCCGAGCAAGCAGATCATCCGCCCCTACGGCGACCGTCGCGACGACGGCATGGTGCAGCTGTCGTTCACGCTGCCGGTGCCCCTGTCGGAGAAGGCCAAGGAGGCCGCCGCCCAGTTCACCAAGAAGATGGGCTTCACGGACGTGAAGGTGGCCGCCGCCGAGCGCGCGGCGGACCAGTACACGTTCTTCGTCGTCTACGCCCGCTCCAACGTGACGCTGGACTACGCGGAGATCGACGTGCCGGAGGTGGTGGTGCGCAAGATGGGGTTCGACGACCTCAACGCGCTCATCAAGGAGAAGGTGCGCCGGCGCATCGTCGTCTTCGGGGCGTGCACGGGCACGGACACGCACACGGTGGGCATCGACGCCATCCTCAACATGAAGGGCTACGCGGGCGACTACGGCCTGGAGCGCTACCCCGGCTTCGAGGCGTTCAACCTGGGCAGCCAGGTGCCCAACGAGGACCTCATCAAGAAGGCCACCGCGAAGCACGCGGACGCCATCCTGGTGTCGCAGGTCGTCACGCAGCGCGACGTGCACAAGGACAACTCGCGCCAGTTCATCGAGGCGGCGAAGGCGGCGGGCATCCACGGCAAGACGCTGCTCTTGTTGGGCGGGCCGCGCGTGGACCACAAGCTGGCGCTGGAGCTGGGCTTCGACGCGGGCTTCGGGCCGGGCACCAAGCCGTCCGACGTGGCGAACTACATCGTGCACGCGGTGATGAAGAAGGAAGGCACGGAGTCCGCGGACTCCCACTACCAGGGGGAACCCTCGTGA
- a CDS encoding hotdog fold domain-containing protein, whose translation MSTGTKAVLRLRMGSHDAHYGGNLVDGARMLGLFGDVATELCIRSDGDEGLFRAYDSVEFLAPVYAGDFIEAEGEIVSAGSTSRKMRFEARKVIRPRPDVNDSAADVLPEAVVVCRASGTCVVPKDKQRGQR comes from the coding sequence GTGAGCACTGGCACGAAGGCGGTACTGCGGCTGCGCATGGGCAGCCATGACGCGCACTACGGCGGCAACCTGGTGGACGGGGCGCGGATGCTCGGTCTGTTCGGGGACGTGGCCACGGAGCTGTGCATCCGGTCCGACGGAGACGAGGGGCTGTTCCGCGCGTACGACTCCGTGGAGTTCCTGGCCCCGGTGTACGCGGGCGACTTCATCGAGGCGGAAGGGGAGATCGTCTCCGCGGGCAGCACGTCGCGGAAGATGCGCTTCGAGGCGCGCAAGGTCATCCGGCCCCGGCCGGACGTGAACGACTCGGCGGCGGACGTGCTGCCGGAGGCGGTGGTGGTGTGCCGCGCGTCGGGCACCTGCGTGGTTCCGAAGGACAAGCAGCGGGGGCAGCGATGA
- a CDS encoding 3-keto-5-aminohexanoate cleavage protein codes for MSRPMVLTAAMVGAETTREQTPYLPITAEEIAEDAVKCREAGAAMVHLHVRTAEGKPSQDAELFRAAIRAIRKRTDVLIQVSTGGAVGMGVDERCGGLTLTGADKPDMATLTTGTVNFGEEVFWNPRPLVRDIAKRIKSIGLRPELECFDVGMIDEARYLAKEGLVELPAHFDFVLGVPGTLQARPEVLDLMIASLPEGSTWTVAGVGRQQLPFVDEAAQRGGNARVGLEDNIYVSKGVLAKGNFELVAEAAKRARAAGRELATPEQARQLLRLG; via the coding sequence ATGAGCAGGCCCATGGTCCTCACCGCCGCGATGGTCGGCGCGGAGACGACTCGCGAGCAGACGCCGTACCTGCCCATCACCGCGGAGGAGATCGCCGAGGACGCGGTGAAGTGCCGCGAGGCCGGAGCGGCGATGGTGCACCTGCACGTGCGCACGGCGGAGGGCAAGCCGTCGCAGGACGCGGAGCTGTTCCGCGCGGCCATCCGCGCCATCCGCAAGCGCACGGATGTCCTCATCCAGGTGTCCACGGGCGGCGCGGTGGGCATGGGCGTGGACGAGCGGTGCGGCGGGCTGACGCTCACCGGCGCGGACAAGCCGGACATGGCCACGCTCACCACGGGCACGGTGAACTTCGGGGAAGAGGTGTTCTGGAACCCGAGGCCGCTGGTGCGCGACATCGCGAAGCGCATCAAGAGCATCGGCCTCCGGCCGGAGCTGGAGTGCTTCGACGTCGGGATGATTGACGAGGCGCGCTACCTGGCGAAGGAGGGGCTGGTGGAGCTGCCGGCGCACTTCGACTTCGTGCTGGGCGTGCCCGGCACGCTCCAGGCGCGGCCGGAGGTGCTGGATCTGATGATCGCCTCGTTGCCGGAGGGGAGCACCTGGACGGTGGCGGGCGTGGGGCGCCAGCAGCTGCCGTTCGTGGACGAGGCCGCGCAGCGCGGCGGCAACGCGCGCGTGGGCCTGGAGGACAACATCTACGTGTCCAAGGGCGTGCTCGCGAAGGGCAACTTCGAGCTGGTGGCGGAGGCCGCGAAGCGGGCCCGTGCCGCGGGCCGTGAGCTGGCCACCCCGGAGCAGGCCCGGCAGTTGCTGCGGTTGGGCTGA
- a CDS encoding SDR family NAD(P)-dependent oxidoreductase — protein sequence MDTGLQGKGVLVTGGAGGIGSALVRAFAGEGAKVAVHYHRSQEKAEALAREVGGVSVRADLTVEADVDALVPQAVKDLGQLDMLVCNTGVYPAPDEPVWRMSLERWRRTLAQNLDSVFLSCRAFLRHVETTGTGTIVIISSTAGLFGEAGHTDYAAAKGALAAGFVKSLKNELHRIAPMGRVNVVCPGWTEVDRNRDKLGDPKFIGRVTRTMPLRKVGQPEDVARVVVTLASDRISGHVTGEVVTVAGGMEGRVLHED from the coding sequence ATGGACACGGGACTGCAGGGCAAGGGCGTGCTGGTGACGGGCGGCGCGGGCGGCATCGGCTCCGCGCTGGTGCGGGCGTTCGCGGGCGAGGGCGCGAAGGTGGCGGTGCACTACCACCGCAGCCAGGAGAAGGCGGAGGCGCTCGCGCGCGAGGTGGGTGGCGTGTCGGTGCGCGCGGACCTGACGGTGGAGGCGGACGTGGACGCGCTGGTGCCCCAGGCCGTGAAGGACCTGGGCCAACTGGACATGCTGGTGTGCAACACGGGCGTCTACCCCGCGCCCGACGAGCCGGTGTGGCGGATGTCGCTGGAGCGCTGGCGCCGCACGCTGGCGCAGAACCTGGACAGCGTGTTCCTCAGCTGCCGCGCGTTCCTGCGCCACGTGGAGACCACCGGCACGGGGACCATCGTCATCATCAGCTCCACCGCGGGCCTCTTCGGTGAGGCGGGCCACACGGACTACGCGGCGGCGAAGGGCGCGCTCGCGGCGGGCTTCGTGAAGAGCCTGAAGAACGAACTGCACCGCATCGCGCCCATGGGCCGCGTCAACGTGGTGTGTCCGGGGTGGACGGAAGTGGATCGCAACCGCGACAAGCTGGGCGACCCGAAGTTCATCGGCCGCGTCACGCGGACGATGCCGCTGCGCAAGGTGGGACAGCCGGAGGACGTGGCGCGCGTCGTGGTGACGCTCGCGTCGGATCGCATCTCCGGGCACGTGACGGGTGAAGTCGTTACCGTGGCCGGAGGCATGGAAGGACGGGTGCTTCATGAAGACTGA
- a CDS encoding class I SAM-dependent methyltransferase, giving the protein MKTELDVRTYNREAWNGEVGRGNRWTVPVSPEVIAAARRGDWSLVLTPTKPVPREWFGDLKGKDVLGLASAGGQQCPVLAAAGARVTVFDNSPAQLAQDRQVAEREGLTLQYVEGDMRDLSAFADGSFDLIFHPCSNCFAEEVLPVWREAFRVLRPGGALLSGICNPVRYLFDPAEEEKGVMRLRYTMPYSDFTSLTDEERRRYMDKGEPMCVGHSLEDQLGGQMAAGFVLTHLFEDKHEAQDLLSTFLSTFIATRAVKPLSRL; this is encoded by the coding sequence ATGAAGACTGAGCTGGACGTGCGGACGTACAACCGCGAGGCGTGGAACGGCGAGGTGGGGCGCGGCAACCGGTGGACGGTGCCGGTATCCCCGGAGGTCATCGCCGCCGCGCGGCGCGGCGACTGGAGCCTGGTGCTCACCCCGACGAAGCCCGTGCCGCGCGAGTGGTTCGGGGACCTGAAGGGCAAGGACGTGCTGGGCCTGGCGAGCGCGGGCGGCCAGCAGTGCCCGGTGCTCGCGGCGGCGGGCGCGCGCGTCACCGTGTTCGACAACTCGCCCGCGCAGCTGGCGCAGGACCGCCAGGTGGCCGAGCGCGAGGGCCTGACGCTCCAGTACGTGGAGGGCGACATGCGCGACCTGTCCGCCTTCGCCGATGGGAGCTTCGACCTCATCTTCCACCCGTGCTCCAACTGCTTCGCGGAGGAGGTCCTCCCCGTGTGGCGCGAGGCCTTCCGCGTCCTGCGTCCGGGCGGCGCGCTGCTGTCGGGCATCTGCAACCCGGTGCGCTACCTCTTCGATCCGGCGGAGGAGGAGAAGGGCGTGATGCGGCTCAGGTACACGATGCCGTACTCGGACTTCACCAGCCTCACGGATGAAGAGCGCCGCCGCTACATGGACAAGGGCGAGCCCATGTGCGTGGGCCACTCGCTGGAGGATCAGCTGGGCGGACAGATGGCGGCGGGCTTCGTGCTCACCCACCTCTTCGAGGACAAGCACGAAGCCCAGGACCTGCTCTCCACGTTCCTGTCCACCTTCATCGCCACGCGCGCCGTGAAGCCCTTATCGCGTTTGTGA
- a CDS encoding LysM peptidoglycan-binding domain-containing protein — MALQNDYQDVLDVAKNVGAKIETREENGKLIIKGTVDHAFDRDRMWDQIKAKHPKWNDEIMVLLTVTHNEPYGLHTVKSGDTLSKLAKDIYGDMKLYTKIFEANKDQLKDPDHIKVGQVLKLPPKTIANRA; from the coding sequence ATGGCCTTGCAGAACGACTACCAGGACGTGCTGGACGTGGCGAAGAACGTGGGCGCGAAGATCGAGACGCGCGAGGAGAACGGCAAGCTCATCATCAAGGGCACCGTGGACCACGCCTTCGACCGCGACCGCATGTGGGATCAGATCAAGGCGAAGCACCCGAAGTGGAACGACGAGATCATGGTCTTGCTGACCGTGACCCACAACGAGCCCTACGGCCTCCACACCGTGAAGTCCGGCGACACGCTCAGCAAGCTCGCCAAGGACATCTACGGGGACATGAAGCTGTACACGAAGATCTTCGAGGCCAACAAGGATCAGCTCAAGGACCCGGACCACATCAAGGTGGGCCAGGTCCTCAAGCTGCCGCCGAAGACGATCGCCAACCGCGCCTGA
- a CDS encoding ChaN family lipoprotein encodes MRASLSLHLALFRRQRAQIARVVEGRTDAFRAYEARYRRRTSTYQRVVPLPHVHQRIAASDLVYVGDYHTLPLAQQTYLELAERALASGRRVVLALECVEGRHQAALDAYLAGRLPERTLMARLGHGPNPGFGPGAGIRNVLAFAKRLKLQVAAIDRRAQGERSLALRDAFAAERIARVARAEDVPLVMVLVGQFHAAPCHLPAQVERALGDAHPRRGLVVYQNAEGLWWRLAREGRLGSAEAVELADGALCLMNASPVLCQQSFLDYLEAEGDDAPLLDRSAAERFRDMAELIGGLAGVSVGRELDSVEVTTAADGDVLARIRRRGRFTQAELSQLRKHILSRESGYIPRARTAYLASLSLNHAAEEAAHFVRHCAVGDAMDAPRGASEAFYARCLEEALGFFGSKLINPRRTCPGVPEWAKRFGEARGLERQVAAFVLAHKATESEAPDEAVKLLPLRRDRLFHGVSHALGYLLGDSLYRAFEAGQVDTAEIRALFRDPLEDPRGAYLAWAARLRGL; translated from the coding sequence ATGCGTGCGTCGCTTTCTCTTCACCTCGCCCTCTTCCGCCGCCAACGCGCCCAGATCGCCCGGGTGGTCGAAGGCCGCACCGATGCCTTCCGTGCCTACGAGGCCCGCTATCGCCGGCGCACGAGCACCTATCAGCGCGTGGTCCCCCTGCCCCACGTGCACCAGCGCATCGCGGCGTCGGACCTCGTCTATGTCGGCGACTACCACACGCTGCCGCTGGCCCAGCAGACCTACCTGGAGCTCGCCGAGCGCGCCCTCGCGTCCGGACGCCGTGTCGTCCTCGCGCTCGAGTGCGTGGAGGGCCGTCATCAGGCCGCGCTCGACGCGTACCTCGCGGGCCGCCTGCCCGAGCGCACGTTGATGGCGCGGCTGGGCCACGGCCCCAACCCGGGCTTCGGTCCCGGCGCCGGCATCCGCAACGTGCTGGCCTTCGCGAAGCGCCTCAAGCTCCAGGTGGCCGCCATCGACCGGCGGGCCCAGGGAGAGCGCTCGCTCGCGCTGCGCGACGCCTTCGCCGCGGAGCGCATCGCCCGCGTGGCCCGCGCGGAGGACGTGCCATTGGTGATGGTGCTCGTGGGCCAGTTCCACGCCGCGCCCTGCCACCTGCCCGCGCAGGTGGAGCGCGCGTTGGGAGACGCCCACCCGCGCCGCGGCCTCGTCGTGTACCAGAACGCGGAGGGCCTCTGGTGGCGCCTCGCTCGTGAGGGGCGGCTGGGCAGCGCGGAGGCCGTGGAGCTGGCGGACGGCGCGTTGTGCCTGATGAACGCCTCGCCCGTCCTCTGCCAGCAGAGCTTCCTGGACTACCTGGAGGCCGAGGGCGACGACGCGCCCCTCCTGGACCGCAGCGCGGCGGAGCGCTTCCGCGACATGGCGGAGCTCATCGGCGGGCTCGCGGGCGTGTCCGTGGGTCGCGAGCTGGACTCGGTGGAGGTGACGACGGCGGCGGACGGCGACGTGCTCGCGCGCATCCGCCGGCGCGGCCGCTTCACCCAGGCGGAGCTGTCCCAGCTGCGCAAGCACATCCTGTCGCGCGAGAGCGGTTACATCCCCCGCGCGCGCACGGCCTACCTCGCGTCGCTGTCGCTCAACCACGCCGCGGAGGAGGCCGCCCACTTCGTGCGCCACTGCGCCGTGGGCGATGCCATGGACGCCCCGCGCGGCGCGTCCGAGGCCTTCTACGCGCGCTGCCTGGAAGAGGCCCTGGGCTTCTTCGGCTCCAAGCTGATCAACCCGCGCCGCACCTGCCCGGGCGTCCCGGAGTGGGCGAAGCGCTTCGGCGAGGCCCGGGGCCTGGAGCGGCAGGTCGCCGCCTTCGTCCTCGCCCACAAGGCCACGGAGTCCGAGGCCCCCGACGAGGCCGTGAAGCTCCTCCCCCTGCGCCGCGACCGCCTGTTCCACGGCGTCAGCCACGCGCTGGGCTACCTGCTGGGAGACAGCCTCTACCGCGCCTTCGAAGCGGGCCAGGTGGACACCGCCGAGATCCGCGCCCTCTTCCGGGATCCCCTCGAGGATCCACGAGGTGCGTACCTCGCCTGGGCCGCGCGTCTGCGGGGTCTCTAG